The DNA region CAAACTTTCCTCCTATAGCACTAAAAGCTACTATAAACAAAGCTGAATTCATCACAGTCATCAAAAGCCCTACAGACAGTTTAGGGAAAATTTCATTAACTATTATTGCTATTCCCATAATTCCACCTGCTGCTATTTTGTTTGGTTCTAAAAAAAACTTTATACTGAGAACAACAATTAAAAATCCAATAGTTATTAATACATATTCTTTTAATTTTTTCATTTCATCACCCTTATCGTTATTTATTGCTAGGCATATTAAAAAATAAATGGTTAGTACTTTAATATTGTTATTTATTTTCAGATGTCTCATATATTTTTCCTACAAATGTACAATATTTATACTATTATATTCTTTGAAAAGTATACCACAAAATAAACTAAACATTGATAAATAAATTAGAGATTCGAATATAAAAAACAAGAAAGTGTACTTATTGATGAAAAATAAAATGCAAAGACAAATAAAGAGACTGTAACAAAGATAAAAATCACATCAAATCACCTTAGTCACAGTCTATAATATTATTATTTTTTTACCCGATAACTAGTCGCTGTAACACTCCACCTGCTACAAGTTGGAGATAACAGCGACACATTCCTGGATAATTCATCTAAACTCATTGGGAGTACAAATTCCCAATGAGTAAGATTCATTGATAAGTATAGCATAGCAATAATACTATTATTATAGCTAAATTTGTTACTGTAAAAGCAAAATTCAATCCGTTGTGAAATAAATTAACACAAAGGAGAGTTGTCAACATTGCTATCAACCTTCCAAAATTTATTCCAGTTTCTCTGGCGGTCATATTTACATATATTTCGCCTCTTGTTTTTGAACAGTAATCAATAATACTAAATGACAATACTGTTATTGGTATATAATACATGGGAAATATCAGATTATAAATTATCCCGTAGGCCACTGCTGACAGCTTTGAATTTACAATTCCAAAAAAACAGGAAGCTATAACCAGCATAGAAGATGAAATTATAAAAAAAATATTTTTATGCTTACTATGATATATTCTACCAGCAGCATAATTAGAAAATACTAAAAGTATTGCTATAACAGTTGTAAATGAGCCATAAAAAATATCATCATTATTAAAAGCATTTATATACATAAGACTTAAAAAAGAAATACCAACACCTTCTCTAAAACCAACCACCGTATTTAATACAAAATTGAACTTTAATTTTGTATATTTTTTGTGTTCGACTTTATTAAAAAAGTCAATATTAATATTTTCGTCCTTCGGCAAATTAATTTTTAACACAAGAATAAAGGCTATTATGTAGTAAACCAATATTGTACTAAAAATAAATAGGTATCCTTTTGTGCCAAACAAGCCAATAGACATTGTAGAGAAGGTTGGTGCTGCAATAGAAGCTGCACCACTCAAACTTGAATATATTGCTATGAATCTTGTCCTTATTTTTCCCTTCATTAGAATCTGCTGAAGTGAATTAAAGGACATCCAATAAAGTCCATCTCCCATTCCCCACAATATTCCTATTAGTAAAACAAAAGGTACATAATCTATAACTTTATATGAGCTTAAAGTGATAGCAGCTATGAGCATAAACATATATATTAACATGCTTATACCAAAAATTCTTATCAAACTTATTCTTTTAGTTAAGTAAGATCCTATTACAAAGACACCTGGTACAGTTAAATACTTTATAGCATTGAACAATATCATCATTTCTATGGAACTTGAAGTATACCTATATACAAATATATTAAAAAAAGTTGATGAAATAGCCATTGAAAAAGCTACAATTGTGTTGGAAGCAAGAAATAATTTGTGTTCCTTACTAAATTTCATATCATAAATATC from Clostridium pasteurianum BC1 includes:
- a CDS encoding MFS transporter, which translates into the protein MKFSKEHKLFLASNTIVAFSMAISSTFFNIFVYRYTSSSIEMMILFNAIKYLTVPGVFVIGSYLTKRISLIRIFGISMLIYMFMLIAAITLSSYKVIDYVPFVLLIGILWGMGDGLYWMSFNSLQQILMKGKIRTRFIAIYSSLSGAASIAAPTFSTMSIGLFGTKGYLFIFSTILVYYIIAFILVLKINLPKDENINIDFFNKVEHKKYTKLKFNFVLNTVVGFREGVGISFLSLMYINAFNNDDIFYGSFTTVIAILLVFSNYAAGRIYHSKHKNIFFIISSSMLVIASCFFGIVNSKLSAVAYGIIYNLIFPMYYIPITVLSFSIIDYCSKTRGEIYVNMTARETGINFGRLIAMLTTLLCVNLFHNGLNFAFTVTNLAIIIVLLLCYTYQ